A part of Miscanthus floridulus cultivar M001 chromosome 6, ASM1932011v1, whole genome shotgun sequence genomic DNA contains:
- the LOC136458644 gene encoding 3'-5' exonuclease-like, translated as MKKSTYAYDTDVVMPMDDGGTVVIHTTVTNSGDAVKHFLQEVRKTTGGRKGEPGLIVGLDTEWRVVFHDDGHRDNRMVVLQLCVGRRCLVFQIVHANYVPVTLKAFLASPKHRFVGVSVDGDVERLYCDYKILVATPVDLRHVAAEVLSRPELARAGLKTLACEVMGVLMEKPKHVTMSKWSRPLSPEQVRYAAIDAFVSYEIGRLLLTSQRALELEDVAAAAGTISPFVCFELP; from the coding sequence ATGAAGAAGTCCACGTACGCGTACGACACCGACGTCGTCATGCCCATGGACGACGGCGGCACCGTAGTGATCCACACGACGGTCACGAACTCAGGCGACGCCGTGAAGCACTTCCTCCAAGAGGTCCGCAAGACGACCGGTGGCCGCAAGGGAGAGCCCGGCCTGATCGTGGGCCTCGACACCGAGTGGCGCGTCGTCTTCCACGACGACGGGCATCGCGACAACAGGATGGTGGTCCTGCAGCTGTGCGTGGGCCGCCGCTGCCTCGTCTTCCAGATCGTCCACGCCAACTACGTCCCGGTCACCCTGAAGGCCTTCCTCGCCAGCCCCAAGCACCGCTTCGTCGGCGTCTCGGTCGACGGCGACGTCGAGCGCCTGTACTGCGACTACAAGATCCTGGTCGCCACCCCCGTGGACCTGAGGCACGTGGCCGCGGAGGTGCTGTCCCGGCCGGAGCTCGCGAGGGCGGGGCTCAAGACCCTCGCGTGCGAGGTGATGGGCGTGCTGATGGAGAAGCCCAAGCACGTGACCATGAGCAAGTGGAGCAGGCCCCTGTCGCCGGAGCAAGTCCGGTACGCCGCCATCGACGCCTTCGTGTCCTACGAGATTGGCCGGCTGCTGCTTACCAGTCAGCGCGCGTTAGAACTAGAAGATGTGGCCGCCGCCGCTGGAACGATCTCGCCGTTTGTGTGCTTCGAGTTGCCGTAA